In Anaerolineales bacterium, one DNA window encodes the following:
- a CDS encoding peptidylprolyl isomerase: protein MSPKKRAKKAQTRQSDKTIQYTAIAVAVIAVAVLVGRLAPRASSTPGDVTPRQYASAPPMTIDTDTRYVATIEMEKGGVFVVELYPDKAPITVNSFVFLARDGYFDGVTFHRVLEGFMAQGGDPTGTGGGGPGYQFLNEDSDLTFDKAGVVAMANAGRDTNGSQFFITFGPTPQLNGGYTIFGQVIEGMDVVNGITRRDPNLNPNFTGDVIKTITITEE from the coding sequence ATGTCCCCAAAGAAACGAGCAAAAAAAGCACAAACCAGACAATCTGATAAGACAATTCAGTACACCGCGATTGCCGTTGCAGTGATTGCGGTTGCCGTACTTGTGGGGAGGCTGGCCCCGCGGGCATCGTCCACGCCAGGCGATGTGACACCAAGGCAGTATGCTTCCGCCCCGCCGATGACGATTGACACGGATACGAGGTATGTTGCAACCATTGAAATGGAAAAGGGTGGCGTGTTCGTTGTGGAGTTGTACCCTGATAAAGCCCCGATTACGGTTAATAGTTTTGTATTCCTCGCCCGCGATGGATATTTTGACGGTGTAACCTTCCACCGCGTGCTGGAGGGTTTCATGGCGCAGGGCGGCGACCCGACAGGCACAGGCGGAGGCGGGCCGGGCTATCAATTTCTGAATGAAGATAGCGACCTGACGTTTGACAAGGCCGGTGTGGTTGCCATGGCAAACGCGGGACGCGACACGAACGGCAGTCAGTTTTTTATCACGTTCGGTCCAACGCCGCAATTGAACGGCGGCTATACCATCTTTGGCCAGGTCATTGAAGGCATGGATGTGGTCAACGGTATCACGCGCCGCGACCCAAACCTGAACCCCAATTTCACTGGTGATGTGATTAAAACGATCACCATCACGGAAGAATAG
- a CDS encoding DUF4345 family protein produces MNILQILQYSGCILTALVGAYAMVAPKNTVGFTGLAPQGGRGITEIRVVFGMFFIVLGLFPILAGSAVAFQMLGYAYLFVGIARSISIFADKSGTQSNWYSVIFEIVFGVILIL; encoded by the coding sequence ATGAATATTCTTCAAATTTTACAATACAGCGGCTGTATTCTGACTGCGCTGGTGGGTGCGTACGCCATGGTCGCGCCAAAAAACACCGTCGGTTTTACAGGGCTTGCCCCGCAGGGCGGACGCGGCATTACGGAGATCCGCGTGGTGTTTGGGATGTTCTTCATCGTGCTCGGGCTTTTCCCCATCCTCGCCGGCAGTGCGGTTGCCTTTCAGATGCTCGGCTACGCCTATCTCTTCGTGGGCATCGCGCGATCCATCTCCATTTTTGCAGATAAATCAGGCACGCAATCGAACTGGTACAGCGTTATTTTTGAGATCGTGTTCGGCGTTATCCTGATTTTATAA
- the rsmD gene encoding 16S rRNA (guanine(966)-N(2))-methyltransferase RsmD, protein MTLRVISGSAKGRKLKSVPGETTRPVMDRVKEALFNILAGDVIDSKWWDLFAGTGAIGIEAISRGASFVRFSDLNRAPIETIKDNVEHCRFGGQAEIRRGDAFSMLSSPADKQFEYIYIAPPQYKKMWSTALKLIDDTIGWLTEDGTVIVQIDPAEYELLELKNLVEGGSRKYGSTLLIFYDRMEKENQ, encoded by the coding sequence ATGACCCTGCGGGTAATTTCAGGAAGCGCAAAGGGGAGAAAATTAAAGTCTGTGCCGGGTGAGACCACCCGTCCCGTAATGGACCGTGTGAAGGAGGCACTCTTCAACATCCTTGCGGGGGATGTGATTGATTCAAAGTGGTGGGATCTGTTCGCAGGCACCGGCGCAATTGGCATCGAAGCCATCAGCCGCGGCGCATCTTTTGTGCGGTTCTCAGACTTGAACCGCGCACCGATTGAAACCATAAAAGACAATGTGGAACACTGCCGGTTTGGCGGACAGGCTGAGATCCGCCGGGGGGATGCGTTCAGCATGTTGAGCTCTCCAGCCGATAAACAATTCGAATATATCTATATTGCGCCGCCGCAGTATAAGAAGATGTGGTCAACCGCCTTGAAGCTGATTGACGATACTATCGGCTGGCTGACGGAGGACGGGACGGTCATCGTGCAGATTGATCCAGCGGAATATGAACTGCTTGAGCTGAAAAATCTCGTCGAAGGCGGGAGCAGAAAATACGGAAGCACGCTGCTTATTTTTTACGACCGCATGGAAAAGGAGAATCAATGA
- a CDS encoding uroporphyrinogen decarboxylase family protein, which yields MTTHRERIQACLKGEATDRTPIALWRHFPEEDQNPENLAAATLKFQETYDFDIVKVTPSSSFAVKDWGVEDEWKHNPEGSREYTKRVIHEPQDWETLKPLDPTSPHLAGQLACLRLIKRNLSPHIPIIQTIFNPLSQAKNLAGNDLLLKHIRNHPQAVMKGLETITKSSAKFVEAACETGVDGIFYAVQHAQASLLDLDEYKTFGLPFDQKTLAPAADLWCNMLHLHGRDVYFSLLRFMNFQIVNWHDRETYPSLAEAKSLFKGAVCGGLRQDALTLENPDRVREEAKDAIKQTQGGRFILGTGCVVPVTASHENYTAVRKIIE from the coding sequence ATGACCACCCATCGCGAACGTATTCAAGCCTGCCTGAAAGGCGAAGCAACCGACCGCACGCCCATCGCCCTCTGGCGCCACTTCCCCGAAGAGGATCAGAACCCCGAAAACCTCGCCGCTGCCACCCTCAAATTTCAGGAAACCTACGATTTTGACATTGTGAAAGTCACCCCATCCTCCTCCTTTGCTGTAAAAGATTGGGGCGTGGAGGACGAATGGAAACACAACCCTGAAGGCTCGCGGGAATACACGAAACGTGTCATTCATGAGCCGCAGGATTGGGAGACTCTCAAACCGCTTGACCCAACCTCCCCGCATCTCGCCGGACAACTGGCCTGTCTCCGTTTGATCAAGCGGAACCTCAGCCCCCACATACCCATCATCCAGACCATCTTCAATCCTCTTTCGCAGGCGAAGAACCTGGCCGGCAACGACCTGCTGCTGAAGCACATCCGAAATCATCCGCAAGCAGTGATGAAGGGATTGGAAACCATCACAAAAAGTTCGGCCAAATTTGTGGAAGCAGCCTGCGAAACAGGTGTGGACGGGATCTTCTATGCCGTACAGCACGCCCAGGCAAGCCTGCTCGATCTGGATGAATACAAAACCTTTGGCTTACCTTTTGACCAAAAAACGCTCGCACCCGCGGCCGACCTATGGTGTAACATGCTTCACCTGCATGGCAGGGATGTTTATTTTTCGTTACTGCGCTTTATGAATTTTCAAATTGTCAACTGGCATGACCGCGAAACCTACCCATCGCTGGCAGAGGCGAAGAGTCTCTTCAAGGGTGCGGTCTGCGGAGGCTTGAGACAGGATGCCCTCACATTGGAGAATCCAGACCGGGTCAGGGAGGAAGCGAAAGACGCAATTAAGCAAACGCAGGGCGGGCGTTTCATCCTCGGCACAGGCTGCGTGGTTCCCGTCACCGCATCCCACGAAAATTATACGGCTGTGAGAAAGATCATCGAATGA
- a CDS encoding GNAT family N-acetyltransferase: MNYTLYPLKDNNPGLLSRVAEIHMGDAGLLSRLGYPFVFRYFENAIQDKRTFGFYAQDDKTGEIMGFSLASPEPSALTSKLTKDRPWFIRNILKVILTRPLAFLQMLISSITIRGQMVEPNTIECVYFTVEPGFRRRGLGRALQKALMNESRKQGYKKMYASVETWNIASLKATQANGFTIVKTFREGMYHRHRLESKL; encoded by the coding sequence ATGAACTACACCCTTTACCCTCTGAAAGACAATAACCCCGGTCTGCTGTCGCGGGTTGCCGAAATTCATATGGGAGACGCGGGGTTGCTTTCCAGGCTCGGTTACCCGTTCGTGTTTCGTTATTTCGAGAATGCGATTCAAGATAAGCGTACCTTTGGTTTTTATGCGCAGGATGACAAAACGGGCGAGATCATGGGTTTCAGCCTTGCCTCCCCAGAGCCGTCCGCGCTCACCTCAAAACTCACCAAAGACCGTCCGTGGTTCATTCGGAATATTCTCAAAGTCATCCTCACCCGCCCGCTGGCATTTTTACAAATGCTCATCTCCAGCATCACTATCCGCGGGCAGATGGTTGAACCGAACACCATCGAATGCGTATACTTCACGGTTGAGCCCGGGTTTCGCAGGCGCGGTTTGGGACGCGCCCTGCAAAAAGCGCTCATGAATGAAAGTCGTAAACAGGGGTATAAAAAAATGTATGCCAGCGTTGAAACATGGAATATCGCCAGCCTTAAGGCAACGCAGGCAAATGGTTTTACAATTGTCAAAACATTCCGTGAAGGAATGTATCACAGACACCGTTTGGAAAGCAAACTGTAA
- a CDS encoding peptidoglycan bridge formation glycyltransferase FemA/FemB family protein, whose protein sequence is MNLQRVDSLDYPPLENALSFTGLDSWLDFLHDIYGCQTHRFAVTEDARPLGALALVEIKHPIFGHYLATAPFGSYGGFAFENATARDLLLDEVRRLAEDIKAEYISIRFNDGASPLPESWSQNPAYFTYLIDLPSNPDDLLKSFSPDHRNHVRKSLKKGFSIRFGHLELLDDAYEALARSMHELGSPYHSKTYLRKMAEYLGDTLEFSVLYNAQGKISGGGVFIQQDETVFNLHANVLRHARSSYAGEFLYWAVIQRNIQKGLKAFDLGRSLAGSGNEVFKMKWSPRKKLLAYWHWLAPGHELPSLNQKNPKFQLAIAIWKGLPAFIVRPLGPYLIRGLA, encoded by the coding sequence ATGAACCTGCAACGCGTTGACTCGCTTGATTATCCGCCACTCGAAAATGCACTAAGTTTCACAGGGCTGGATAGCTGGCTGGATTTTTTACATGATATTTATGGCTGCCAAACCCACCGCTTTGCAGTGACCGAGGATGCCCGTCCACTGGGCGCGCTGGCACTCGTTGAGATCAAACATCCCATTTTTGGTCACTATCTTGCCACTGCGCCCTTCGGAAGCTACGGCGGTTTCGCATTTGAAAATGCAACTGCCCGAGATCTATTGCTGGATGAAGTCCGCCGCCTTGCCGAGGATATCAAAGCCGAATACATTTCCATCCGTTTTAATGATGGCGCTTCGCCCTTGCCGGAGAGTTGGTCCCAAAATCCCGCATATTTTACCTACCTGATAGACCTGCCCTCCAACCCGGATGATTTGTTAAAATCATTCTCCCCCGACCACCGCAACCATGTCCGCAAATCCCTCAAAAAGGGGTTTTCGATCCGTTTTGGGCATCTTGAACTTTTGGACGATGCATATGAAGCACTGGCACGCAGCATGCATGAACTTGGCTCCCCCTATCACTCAAAGACCTACCTTCGCAAAATGGCGGAATATCTCGGCGACACCTTGGAATTTTCCGTGCTGTACAACGCACAGGGAAAAATATCCGGCGGCGGTGTGTTCATCCAGCAAGACGAAACTGTGTTCAACCTGCATGCCAATGTATTACGGCATGCGCGTTCATCATATGCTGGGGAATTCCTTTATTGGGCTGTCATCCAGCGCAACATCCAAAAAGGATTAAAAGCCTTCGACCTCGGCCGCAGTCTCGCCGGCTCCGGCAACGAAGTCTTCAAAATGAAATGGTCACCTCGCAAAAAATTACTCGCATATTGGCACTGGCTCGCCCCAGGACACGAACTGCCATCGCTCAACCAAAAGAACCCAAAATTCCAGCTCGCCATTGCCATTTGGAAAGGCCTGCCCGCCTTCATCGTCCGCCCGCTTGGACCGTATCTTATCCGCGGTCTGGCTTAA
- a CDS encoding acyl-CoA thioesterase, with protein sequence MTDTPFKKTPRASRINIAQLMQPEHANNLGNVHGGWIMKLVDEAGALACMRHAQRRVVTVAVDSLVFREPIKIGDLVILNAEVTYTGRTSMEAEVQVNAENPITGMRTHTNTAYLVYVALDDEGRPITVPGLIAETDEEKRRMVQAKERQQHRISQK encoded by the coding sequence ATGACGGACACCCCATTCAAGAAAACTCCCCGCGCCTCGCGCATCAATATCGCACAATTAATGCAGCCGGAACATGCCAACAACCTCGGCAATGTACACGGCGGCTGGATCATGAAACTCGTGGATGAAGCCGGTGCGCTCGCCTGCATGCGCCACGCCCAAAGACGCGTTGTAACCGTGGCGGTGGATTCGCTCGTCTTCCGCGAACCAATCAAGATTGGCGATCTGGTCATTCTCAACGCGGAAGTGACGTACACAGGCCGCACCTCCATGGAAGCGGAAGTGCAGGTGAATGCAGAAAACCCCATTACCGGCATGCGCACACATACCAATACAGCCTACCTCGTTTACGTTGCGCTGGACGATGAAGGCCGCCCCATTACCGTGCCTGGGCTGATTGCAGAGACCGATGAAGAGAAACGGCGCATGGTACAGGCAAAAGAACGGCAGCAGCACCGCATTAGTCAAAAATAA
- a CDS encoding GtrA family protein, whose product MILTDTKERNRFVKFALVGTLGAFIDFAVMNILSHWAGMALVLAGTISFICAVINNFTWNRIWTYPESRSRPLFGQLGMFFVVNLAGVAIRIPTLHFLEPPLLRFVEDAFHTTHLTAEFYAKNLTLAAAVGIVMLWNFFVNRYWTYNDIDNIS is encoded by the coding sequence ATGATTCTCACGGACACAAAGGAACGCAACCGATTTGTCAAGTTTGCCCTGGTGGGCACCCTTGGCGCATTCATAGATTTCGCTGTGATGAATATTCTTTCGCATTGGGCGGGCATGGCGCTTGTCTTGGCGGGAACAATCTCCTTCATCTGTGCGGTGATCAACAACTTCACCTGGAACCGAATTTGGACGTATCCCGAATCACGTTCGCGTCCGCTTTTTGGGCAGCTGGGCATGTTCTTTGTGGTGAACCTGGCTGGGGTTGCCATCCGCATCCCCACCCTTCATTTCCTGGAGCCTCCCTTGCTGCGTTTTGTGGAGGACGCGTTTCATACCACACACCTCACCGCGGAATTCTACGCAAAGAATCTCACACTCGCGGCGGCAGTCGGGATTGTAATGTTATGGAATTTTTTTGTTAACAGATATTGGACGTATAATGACATTGATAATATTTCATAA
- a CDS encoding SDR family oxidoreductase, whose amino-acid sequence MRILITGAAGFLGSHLCDHLLADGHEIIGMDNFITGSPDNIAHLAENEKFSFYKRDISNYIFVPGKVDAILHFASPASPNPQSKSGYFNLPIQTMKAGALGTHNCLGIARVNNARFLLASTSEIYGDPEVHPQVETYPGNVDPVGERAVYDEAKRFAESLTMAYHRFHGVNTSIVRIFNTYGPRMDMEDGRALPNLLKQALLGQPLTVYGDGSQTRSFCYVDDLVDGIIKLLYSSEHLPVNIGNPVEMTILQFAEAINKITGNKAGIVYQADSRSARDPQRRQPDITRANKILKWEPNVDLEEGIRRTIPFFKQKLGLE is encoded by the coding sequence ATGAGAATATTGATAACAGGTGCAGCCGGATTTCTTGGTTCCCATCTTTGCGACCATTTGCTTGCAGACGGGCATGAAATCATCGGCATGGATAATTTCATCACAGGCAGCCCGGACAATATCGCGCACCTTGCGGAGAATGAAAAGTTTTCATTTTACAAACGCGACATTTCCAATTATATTTTTGTGCCCGGCAAAGTGGATGCGATCCTGCACTTTGCCTCGCCTGCCAGCCCGAACCCGCAATCGAAATCAGGTTATTTCAACCTTCCCATTCAAACGATGAAGGCCGGCGCGCTTGGGACACACAACTGTCTCGGTATTGCGCGTGTAAACAATGCGAGATTTTTACTGGCATCAACCAGCGAGATCTACGGCGACCCCGAAGTGCATCCCCAGGTTGAAACATATCCCGGCAATGTAGATCCTGTCGGCGAACGGGCAGTATACGATGAGGCCAAACGCTTCGCCGAATCACTGACCATGGCCTATCACCGCTTCCACGGCGTGAACACCAGCATCGTCCGCATCTTCAATACCTACGGTCCACGCATGGACATGGAGGACGGGCGCGCCCTGCCAAACCTGCTCAAGCAAGCCCTGCTGGGTCAACCGCTCACGGTTTATGGTGATGGAAGCCAGACGCGTTCCTTCTGCTATGTGGACGATCTCGTGGACGGCATTATCAAACTGCTTTATTCCAGCGAACATTTGCCCGTAAATATTGGAAATCCGGTGGAAATGACCATCCTTCAATTCGCCGAAGCCATCAATAAAATAACCGGCAACAAGGCGGGCATTGTCTATCAGGCGGACTCACGAAGCGCGCGCGACCCGCAAAGGCGCCAGCCTGACATTACCCGCGCCAACAAGATCCTAAAATGGGAACCAAACGTGGACCTTGAGGAAGGCATCCGGCGTACGATTCCATTCTTTAAACAAAAATTAGGGTTGGAATGA
- a CDS encoding G5 domain-containing protein: MPRLGIRLYLLGTLLAFASLMVSCRSPQIREEIIITVTADGEIREVGVTAGSTVSQALQGAGIVPGSLDRTEPPFYTVLSAGDNITLTRVAEQFDTEQVIVPFARQIVRNETLPEGETRLVQAGVNGLEEVTYRRILEDNVEVSKSVVKTVVLSEALPEIVMVGAQSSYAPLNIPGTLAYLSGGNAWIMEGSTANRRVIVSSGDLDGRIFTLSPNGEYLVFTRKSNKPAAEEINTLWAVRTRNLDPKLISLQAKNVVHFAAWIPGTNSVAYSTVEPRAAAPGWQANNDLYRVSITGGSPRRLLSANSGGVYGWWGMSFAYSPEGILAYTRPDGIGLVDQDGGYLKPILDITPFNTHSDWAWIPPIVWGADGNSLYFVSHAPAPSPITSEESPYFDLSAVSFSGEATVSLVNSTGMFSYPAVSSIRISGREKSFQVAYLQSIFIEQSDTSRYRLMVMDRDGSNSKLLFPPADANGIEPQAPAWAPALVEGQAGDFIAVVYQGNLWLVDSGSGDAYQVSGDGLISEIDWK, from the coding sequence ATGCCCCGCCTCGGAATCCGCCTGTACCTGCTCGGCACACTACTCGCATTTGCCTCGCTGATGGTTTCCTGCCGCTCGCCGCAGATCAGAGAGGAGATCATTATCACTGTCACGGCAGACGGGGAAATCCGCGAAGTCGGCGTGACAGCCGGAAGCACGGTCTCACAAGCCCTGCAAGGCGCAGGCATTGTGCCTGGCAGCCTCGACCGCACCGAACCACCGTTTTACACCGTATTGAGTGCAGGCGATAATATTACGCTCACGCGTGTTGCGGAACAATTTGACACCGAGCAGGTCATTGTCCCATTTGCGCGGCAGATCGTCCGCAATGAAACATTGCCCGAAGGCGAGACCAGGCTTGTACAGGCCGGGGTGAATGGACTGGAGGAAGTCACCTATCGAAGGATTCTCGAAGATAATGTTGAGGTCAGCAAATCCGTGGTCAAGACGGTTGTGCTGAGCGAAGCGTTGCCCGAGATCGTCATGGTCGGCGCGCAATCCTCGTACGCACCGTTAAACATCCCCGGCACGCTGGCATACCTCTCTGGCGGCAACGCATGGATCATGGAAGGCTCTACAGCCAACCGCCGCGTCATCGTCAGCAGCGGTGATTTGGATGGGCGCATCTTTACGCTTTCACCGAACGGTGAATATCTGGTCTTCACCCGCAAATCCAACAAACCCGCCGCCGAGGAGATTAATACCCTCTGGGCGGTACGGACGAGGAACCTAGATCCCAAACTGATCTCCTTGCAGGCGAAAAACGTCGTTCATTTTGCGGCGTGGATTCCCGGCACGAACTCGGTGGCATACTCCACCGTTGAGCCGCGCGCCGCCGCGCCCGGCTGGCAGGCCAATAACGATCTATACCGTGTCAGCATTACGGGCGGAAGTCCGCGCAGGCTGTTGAGCGCAAACAGCGGCGGTGTGTATGGCTGGTGGGGCATGTCCTTTGCCTATTCGCCTGAAGGCATACTGGCATATACAAGACCCGACGGAATTGGACTGGTGGACCAGGATGGCGGTTACCTAAAACCGATATTGGATATCACTCCATTCAACACCCACAGCGATTGGGCATGGATTCCCCCAATCGTCTGGGGCGCGGATGGAAACAGCTTATACTTCGTTAGCCATGCGCCGGCGCCGTCACCCATCACCAGCGAGGAGTCGCCTTATTTTGACCTCTCAGCCGTCTCGTTCAGCGGAGAAGCGACAGTCTCCCTCGTCAACTCGACAGGCATGTTCTCGTATCCAGCTGTCTCTTCGATCCGAATCAGTGGCAGGGAAAAATCCTTTCAGGTGGCGTATCTGCAATCCATCTTCATCGAACAAAGCGACACCAGCCGATATCGCCTGATGGTCATGGACCGCGACGGCTCGAACAGCAAGCTGCTTTTTCCGCCCGCGGATGCGAACGGAATAGAACCGCAAGCCCCCGCCTGGGCGCCCGCATTAGTGGAAGGACAAGCGGGGGATTTTATTGCGGTGGTTTATCAAGGTAATCTCTGGCTGGTAGACAGTGGAAGCGGCGATGCGTATCAGGTCAGCGGCGATGGGCTGATCAGTGAAATTGATTGGAAATAA
- the scpB gene encoding SMC-Scp complex subunit ScpB, which produces MSDSQTISNNEASLAAKIEAMLFVSAEPVPLGQLAQALDVAPSVVERGLKELEDSLLPRGLRLQRNAGRVQLTTSAELAPLVEKFLGLEAVTHLSRAALETLAIIAYQQPVTRPQVDSIRGVNSDAMLKSLLSKGLIQESGRTDGPGRPILYSTTPEFLQHFGLNSIMELPPLAAPADAETEHTELLKG; this is translated from the coding sequence ATGAGCGACTCTCAAACCATTTCAAATAACGAGGCATCCCTCGCAGCGAAGATCGAGGCGATGCTGTTCGTCTCTGCGGAGCCGGTGCCGCTTGGTCAGCTGGCGCAGGCGCTGGATGTGGCACCTTCAGTGGTCGAACGCGGACTGAAGGAACTTGAAGATTCTCTGCTACCCCGCGGCTTGCGCCTCCAGCGCAATGCAGGACGCGTGCAATTGACCACATCCGCCGAACTGGCTCCGCTGGTGGAGAAATTTCTCGGTCTTGAGGCGGTTACCCATCTCAGCCGCGCCGCGCTGGAAACACTGGCGATCATCGCCTATCAACAGCCTGTCACGCGCCCGCAGGTGGATTCGATCCGCGGCGTGAACAGTGATGCAATGCTGAAAAGTTTGTTGAGCAAGGGACTGATCCAGGAATCAGGCCGCACGGATGGTCCGGGGCGTCCAATTTTGTACTCCACCACACCTGAGTTTTTGCAGCATTTTGGATTGAATTCAATAATGGAACTGCCTCCGCTCGCCGCGCCGGCGGATGCAGAGACGGAACACACAGAGTTGTTGAAGGGCTAG
- a CDS encoding pseudouridine synthase, with product MQERLQKLLAQAGYGSRRACEVFITEGRVHVNGKVAVLGQKADPAVDKVTMDGKPLAKPESLTYIALYKPRNVLSAAEGFDDRQTVRDLIPIEGHLYPVGRLDFDSEGLILMTNDGELTNKLTHPRYGHEKEYRVLVARRPDEKQLEAWRRGVVLTDGDRTAPAEVNFLSTSGKGAWIRVVMGEGKKRQIREVGKLLSLPVVKIIRLRIGTLKLGSLKPRQWRFLTEDEVRELKGEKVLKITERVRSRKPVR from the coding sequence ATGCAGGAAAGACTTCAAAAATTACTTGCTCAAGCGGGATATGGGTCCCGCCGCGCCTGCGAGGTGTTCATCACCGAAGGGCGTGTGCATGTTAATGGCAAGGTCGCTGTTCTGGGCCAAAAAGCGGATCCGGCAGTCGATAAAGTGACCATGGATGGAAAACCCCTTGCAAAGCCCGAATCCCTGACATATATTGCCTTGTACAAGCCGCGCAACGTGCTTTCCGCCGCAGAAGGATTTGATGACCGCCAGACCGTGCGGGATTTGATTCCCATTGAAGGGCATCTTTATCCCGTCGGGCGGCTGGATTTCGACTCCGAAGGCCTGATCCTGATGACCAACGACGGTGAGTTGACCAACAAATTGACCCATCCGCGTTATGGGCACGAGAAGGAATATCGTGTGCTGGTGGCGCGCCGCCCCGATGAAAAACAACTCGAAGCGTGGCGGCGAGGCGTGGTGTTGACAGACGGTGATAGAACCGCGCCCGCCGAGGTTAATTTCCTGTCCACTTCCGGCAAGGGTGCTTGGATTCGTGTGGTGATGGGCGAAGGAAAGAAGCGCCAGATCCGTGAGGTGGGGAAACTCCTGAGCTTGCCTGTTGTAAAGATCATCCGCCTGCGGATTGGGACATTGAAGCTGGGGAGTCTCAAGCCGCGCCAGTGGCGGTTTTTGACGGAAGATGAAGTTCGTGAGTTGAAGGGTGAAAAAGTCCTGAAGATTACGGAGAGAGTAAGATCCAGAAAGCCTGTAAGATGA
- a CDS encoding CBS and ACT domain-containing protein has translation MFVGERMSHPVITVSPETPVHDALVMFKKEHIRRAPVVKDGKMIGIVSEGDLLNASPSPVTSLSVWEMNYLMSKVTVKRVMSKKVRTIDVNTPIEEAARIMADSKIGGMPVMRSGKLVGMITETDLFKIFFELMGARTKALRVTALVDEKPGQLAKVTKAIADAGGNFLSFGMFAGPDTSSRIITFKVDGLKKEAVTKALTNVVKKFWDIRQS, from the coding sequence ATGTTTGTCGGTGAAAGAATGTCGCATCCCGTGATTACCGTCTCGCCCGAAACCCCCGTCCACGACGCACTGGTAATGTTCAAAAAAGAACATATCCGCCGCGCACCAGTTGTCAAGGATGGAAAGATGATCGGCATCGTTTCAGAGGGCGATCTGTTGAACGCGTCCCCGTCCCCGGTCACCAGCCTTAGCGTGTGGGAAATGAACTACCTGATGAGCAAAGTGACCGTGAAACGCGTCATGAGCAAAAAGGTAAGGACCATTGACGTGAACACCCCCATTGAGGAGGCTGCACGCATCATGGCAGATTCAAAGATCGGTGGCATGCCCGTCATGCGCTCCGGCAAGCTCGTGGGCATGATCACGGAAACCGACCTGTTCAAGATCTTCTTTGAGCTGATGGGCGCGCGCACAAAGGCGCTGCGCGTCACTGCGCTGGTGGATGAAAAGCCCGGTCAACTGGCAAAGGTCACCAAAGCCATCGCGGATGCGGGCGGCAACTTCCTCTCCTTCGGCATGTTCGCCGGCCCGGATACCAGCTCGAGAATCATCACCTTCAAGGTGGACGGCCTGAAGAAGGAAGCCGTCACCAAGGCGCTTACCAACGTGGTCAAGAAGTTCTGGGATATTCGACAGAGCTAG